Proteins found in one Drosophila busckii strain San Diego stock center, stock number 13000-0081.31 chromosome 2R, ASM1175060v1, whole genome shotgun sequence genomic segment:
- the LOC108596068 gene encoding uncharacterized protein LOC108596068, whose product MISRRKIISRSLDNLDAIGQDEQEEDVWHDREKLFRDHINEVLAKWEQIDDEIWAKIIVFEKNRRVAKAYARSSVITINGSKHGFDGVRIGLNGFENPMRDAETKVIKKSIGDGFKIKMDDTGNIYIKRYGKSSIFVNNTSLANEETVIGADIMQMPQMGLSAGTSAKLFDMKKFQTNINREFARSYPERSRLERQCLSAVSLVKSSNSLISTPVWIMVVNVVAMDMLKNHMQSLPKSMDALGMRVPLTQATEDPYSTIESQVGLIYPTPAASDDSQNSSSSSSKGRRSIFSAGFINETPYMPKPDYEVASMPPVYAEKKRQKSTQERKKQDDPYYCGLLARIPNFIKSSKQPCASKPKKEPKISRKISAQHHNQFLLAAQQQQQQQHMATPIPIATFHHSYFPYKLYPPQHRLSQSQMSLWDARSLISAHE is encoded by the exons ATGATTTCGCGCCGCAAGATTATATCGCGTTCTTTGGACAATTTGGATGCCATTGGGCAAGATGAGCAGGAAGAGGATGTCTGGCATGATCGCGAAAAACTATTTCGC gATCACATTAATGAAGTGTTGGCCAAGTGGGAGCAAATCGATGATGAGATCTGGGCCAAgattattgtttttgaaaaGAATCGGCGCGTGGCCAAGGCCTATGCACGCTCCTCTGTGATAACTATAAATGGCTCCAAGCATGGCTTCGATGGTGTGCG CATTGGCCTCAATGGCTTTGAGAATCCCATGCGTGATGCCGAAACCAAGGTCATTAAAAAGTCCATAGGCGATGGCTTCAAGATCAAAATGGACGATACTGGCAACATCTATATCAAGCGTTATGGCAAGAGCAGCATTTTTGTAAACAACACCTCGCTGGCCAATGAGGAGACTGTCATAGGTGCCGacattatgcaaatgccacaGATGGGACTCAGCGCAGGCACCTCTGCCAAGCTCTTTGATATGAAGAAGTTCCAGACTAATATCAATCGCGAATTCGCACGCAGTTATCCAGAGCGCAGTCGCTTGGAGCGCCAGTGCTTGTCGGCAGTGTCGCTGGTCAAGTCAAGCAATAGTCTAATTAGCACGCCAGTCTGGATTATGGTTGTCAATGTGGTGGCCATGGATATGCTGAAGAATCACATGCAGTCATTGCCCAAGTCGATGGATGCGTTGGGTATGCGTGTGCCGCTTACACAGGCCACTGAGGATCCTTACTCCACTATTGAGAGTCAAGTGGGTTTGATTTATCCCACGCCAGCTGCCTCAGATGATTCGCAAAACTcaagcagctccagcagcaagGGACGACGCAGCATATTTAGCGCTGGTTTCATCAACGAAACCCCCTATATGCCCAAG CCGGACTATGAAGTTGCATCCATGCCGCCTGTCTATGCGGAAAAGAAGCGTCAGAAGAGCACACAGGAGCGCAAAAAGCAAGATGATCCCTACTACTGCGGTCTGCTGGCACGCATACCCAACTTTATCAAGTCATCCAAGCAACCATGCGCCAGTAAGCCCAAAAAGGAGCCCAAGATCTCGCGCAAAATATCCGCGCAGCATCATAATCAATTCCTTTTGgccgcacagcagcagcagcaacaacagcatatgGCGACACCCATACCTATTGCCACCTTTCATCATTCGTACTTTCCCTACAAGCTCTATCCTCCACAGCATCGACTCTCCCAATCGCAGATGTCGCTCTGGGATGCGCGCAGTCTAATCAGCGCACATG AATGA